Within Amycolatopsis sp. cg5, the genomic segment TTCCGCTGCTCGGTCGAGGTCGCCGCGGGTCCGTCCGCGGAGCGTGATGCGATCGCCGAAGCGGAGCTCAAGACGCTGGAGGTGCTGGAGCGGCAGGACTATCCGTTCCGGGACATCCAGTCCGCGGCCACCTGCATGGACGACATCAAGATCCGCCGAAGGTAGCGAATCGTGGCGCTCGCCGCATTCCTGTCGAAGTGCCGGTATCGCCCTGGTGTGTTCGTTACGATCCCTTCGGTTAGGGGGATCGATGGATCACGAGGCGAAGCTGGCGCAGGCTGCCAAGGAATTCGAGGAGCAGGCGGCCAAAGCGGGTGAGCTCAAAGACAAGATCGCGCAGCTCAAGGGGCATGCGCGAAATCCGGACGGCTCGATCACAGTCACGGTGGCGCCCTCCGGTGCGGTGCTGGGCCTGCAACTGACGCCGCTCGCGCTGCGCCGCAGTCACACGCAGCTGCAGCAGGAGTTGCTGGCGACGATCAGAGCGGCCACCCAGCAAGCAGCCGGGATGCTGGCCGAGACGGTCAATCCGTTGCTGGGAGCCAAGTCCGCGGAATTCCGCGAGGCGCTCAACGCGCACGCACCGCAGCTCGCGCTCGGCCCGACCCTGCCGCCACCGCCGAACACACTGCCGCCGCCCAACTCGCCGCAGCCCCAGCAGGCCCCGGTCCGCGGCCCGCGCCGAGGTCCGGCCGAGGAGGAACGCGAGGAGATGCCGTCGTCGTTCCTCGAATCGAATCCGCGCCCGCAGCGGAACCCAGCCCGCCCGGCGCCCGTCACACGCCAGGACGACGAGGACTTTTTCAGCGATCCA encodes:
- a CDS encoding DUF6204 family protein — protein: MPTYRVLVQGKFDHPDEATKARLRAEVAGFQSLAFSEEGTFYFTEALGSFTFRCSVEVAAGPSAERDAIAEAELKTLEVLERQDYPFRDIQSAATCMDDIKIRRR
- a CDS encoding YbaB/EbfC family nucleoid-associated protein, which produces MDHEAKLAQAAKEFEEQAAKAGELKDKIAQLKGHARNPDGSITVTVAPSGAVLGLQLTPLALRRSHTQLQQELLATIRAATQQAAGMLAETVNPLLGAKSAEFREALNAHAPQLALGPTLPPPPNTLPPPNSPQPQQAPVRGPRRGPAEEEREEMPSSFLESNPRPQRNPARPAPVTRQDDEDFFSDPLRG